GCCGGCTGCCATCCGGGAGTCGTCGTGTTGGGTGGAAGCGAGGGTGGCGTACCGGAAGAGCAGGCGGCGGTGCTCGCGTCGCACGATCTGACGACGCTCGCCTTGGCATACTACGGTGCGCCCGGCCTCACGCGCTCGCTGACCAACGTTCCCATCGAAATTGTACAACGAGCAATGGCACTTCTGAGCAGGGATCCGTCGGTCTGCCCCGGCGGCGTCGCGCTCTTTGGCGGTTCGAAAGGCGCTGAACTTGCGCTTCTGGCCGCGAGCACGTTCGGCGGCGTCCGTGGCGTCGTTGCGCTCAAGCCGTCGTCCGTCGTGTTTTCCGGCCTGTTCGGCGATTCGACGACGCCGCAATCGTCGTGGTCATACGGCGGCAAACCGGTCCCATTCGCCAACGGCGCCGTGCCCAATTCGGTCACGGTAGCGGTCGCAAAACAGCAAGCGGTGCACGATCGCGTATCGTACGTCGCCGACTATATGGCGCAAATTCAGAACAACACGGACGCCGCGGCGATCATTTCCGTCGAGCGCATCGCAGCGCCGCTGCTCCTCGCGGCGGGCGGTGCCGACGGGCTGTGGCCGTCGCAGTACATGGCGGAGCAAATCGAGCGGCGTCGCGCCATGATGACGAAACGCTATGCAGATCGGCTGCTCCTTTTTCCCGACGCTGGCCACCTCATCGGGATTCCGTATCTCTTCGCCAAGGCGGAACTCGCACACAACGAGCTCGACGTGGGCGGAACTGCTGCCGCCGACGAAGCGGCAAGCGAGGCGCTGTGGCCGGTCGTGGTTGCGTTTCTCCAGCGCGACTGACGACGTTACGCGGACGCCCTGTCCGTAGCGTGCCGCTCGCGTTGGGGGACTGCCCCAGCAATGCCGAATAGGGTCGTGTGGCCAGCAAAGCACAGGTTGAAAAGGCGATCTTCGAACGCGAGGGATTTCGCGTAGAGCTCGACCTGTTCGAGAAGCGGCAGTCGTTGCCGCCCTACGATTTTTCGGAGATGGCGCCGCAGCGCTGGAAGGTGTCGGACTGGAAGAACGCGCGCCTCGACGCGTATCGACTGCTGGCGAAAGGCGTGACGATCTACCTGGGAGACGGGACGCCCATTGCGCGCGATCTACAGCTCGGCAACCTGCGCGACAGCTACTACACCGCCGCTCACGGATCGTCGAAGCCGCCCGGCGACAGCGACGAGACGTCCAAGGTCACGCCTCTGCGGCCACGTCGAAAACGCTAGCGCCCGTTGGCCGGGTGCGGCGACGGCGACGGTAGAACCCCCGCGGATGCGGAGAGCCGTTCTATTTCTCGGATGCGTGACGCTCGTGAGCTGCTCGCCGGGTCTGACCTCTTCGCCTCTGCCCGGCGGCGCGGCGTACGAAACGTCAGCGGTTTTTCTCGCGAGCAATGGCTATAAGGTCGTCTTTCGCTTCGGTGGAAAGGCCAGCGGTGTTTCGCCCGGCGCGGGTCTGATCGATATCAAAGGTACGCTGTACGGCACGACGTCCGCGGGCGGAGCGAACAAACACGGGACGGTCTTCAGCCTCACGACGGCCGGTAAGGAAAAGGTTCTGCACAGCTTCAAAGGCAGTTCCGACGGGGCCGCGCCGGGCTACGGGAGCTTGATCGAGGTCGGCGGCACGCTCTACGGAACGACGCAAAACGGCGGTGACGCCAAAGACAACGGCACGGTGTTCAAGATCACTACGGCCGGCGTGGAGAGGACGCTGTACCGTTTCAAGGGCGGGAAGGACGGCGCCAACCCGATCGCGGCGCTGGCCGCAGTGAACGGCAAGCTCTACGGCACGACGCAAAGCGGCGGCTCGAGCGGAAACGGAACCGTATTCTCGGTCACGACCTCGGGCGCGGAGAAGGTCCTCTACAGCTTTAAAGGCGGATCGGACGGCGCGAATCCGACGGCCGGCTTGACCGACGTAAGCGGCACGCTCTACGGCACGACAAAGAACGGCGGGGGTGGATGCTCGACCGGTTGTGGGACCGTGTTTAGCGTGTCGACCAACGGTACCGAAGATGTGCTTCACGCATTCCAGGGCTCGCCCGACGATGGCGCGACGCCGACGGGCGGCCTGACCGACGTGAAGGGCGCTCTGTACGGCACCACGCAAAACGCCGGCAAAGTGCACAGCAACGTGCCGTACGGCACCGCGTTCAAGATAACGACCTCGGGGAAAGAGACGCTGCTCCACACCTTCATCTACCGAGACGGTGAGAATCCGTCGTATGGGAACCTGACCGATGTAAGGGGCATGCTGTACGGCACGACGCCAAACGGTGGACCGAATGGCTTTGGCGTCGTCTTCCGCATCTCGACCTCCGGCGCCGAGAAGATCCTATACAGCTTCAAGGGCGGAAAGGATGGGGCGAACCCGTACGCGGGGCCGGTGGCCGTCAGCGGAAAGCTCTACGGCATTACACAGGCCGGCGGGGGACCGGCCTCCGCGGGAACGGCGTTTTCGATTCTGCCCTGACGTTAGGCCGCGGTCAGAAGGTCCGCGTTTTCGTCGACCAATGCGGTCAGTTCACGCAGCGGCACGGAGTTGCGCACGTTCGGCGATCGTTTGGAGTAGTCGAGGAATCGCTCGAGGCTCCCCATCGCCTCGCGCCAGCGCGAACTGGCCGGGTCTCCGGCCGCGTGGTGGAACGCGTCTGCGATATCTCGCGTCGCGCGTGCCGCCGCGTAGGCGGCGATCCGAGTCGCCGGTTTCATGTCGAACAGCAGCGCGGCGATGTCGTCGCAAATATGGTCACAAATTGCTTCCATTTGAAAACTCCTTGGTTGAGTGGACACTGGGAAGTTATGATCTGCGTGCCAAGAGCAGCACGCCCGGGGTGACGAGAAGCGCCGCGACGCCGGTGATGAGAAACATGTCTGCGTAAGATAACGCGGCGGCCTGTGCTTCGACTGTGGCGGCGAGTTGCGTCAGGCCGCCGTGCTGCACGAAGTCCGCCACCGGCAGCCGCGAGAGCGCCGTCTGCGCCGCGAGAATCGTTTGATGGAACTGCAGCCGCCGATCCAAGAAGGCGACGACCGACGCCGATGAGATCGAACCGCCCAGCTGAAAGAACAGCACGATGAACGACGCTGCTTTCGCCGCGGCCTCTGGCGCTACGGCGCGCATCGTCGCGACCAGCAGCGGCGTGTAGACGAACGCTGAGCCCGCTCCGATGAAGAGCAGCGGAGCGATGAAGGTGCCGAAGTTACTGTCCGTCGTGAGACGGGTCGCCAGCCACAGCGAACCCAAACCGCACACCGCCAAACCGCCGCCGATCGCGAAGCGCAGATCGAAGCGCGGGAGACCCGCGAGGCGTGCGACGGGGATCGTGAGCAGCAGCACCGGCAGCGCGCGCGCGCCGATCAGCAGCCCAGCGCTCGTACTCGTGAAGCCGAGGTTATCGATCGTGAACTGCGGCAGCAGCAGCAAACTCGGGAAGATGATCGCCGCGTAGGCCGCCGCAATCGTCAGCGCCGCGGCCACCGCCGGCTTGCCGATGACGCGCAGATCCACGATCGGCTGCGCCACACGCAGCTCCCACCAGACGAACGCCGCCGTTGCGGCCGCGGCCAGCCAGCTGCACGCGACGATGGATTGGTCCGCGAACCAGTCGTCGTGCTGCCCCTGATCGAGCACGTACTGCAGGCAGCTGACGGCGACGACGAGCAGCGCGATGCCCGTCACGTCGACCGAAGCTCGCTGCCGCTTGCCGTCGTCACGCATGTAGCGCCACAATAGGACGAAGGCCAGCGCTCCCGGCACCACGTTCACGTCGAAGACCCAGGGCCACGAAAAGTTATCGACGAGAATTCCTCCCAGCGTCGGTCCGACCGACGGCCCGACGATCGTGCCCAGCGCGAAGATCGACTGGCTCATCCCGAGCTGCTCGGGTGGAAATGTGTCGCGCAGAACCACCTGCGCCGTCGCGAGCAGGCCGCCGCCGAACGCGCCCTGCACCACACGGAAGAGGATCAGCGCCGTCAGCGACGTCGCCATCCCGCACAGCACCGACGCGATCGTGAACCCCACGATCGACGCCAGGAAATAGTTCTTGCGCCCGAAGCGCAGCTGCAGCCAGGGCGTCATCGGAATCACGATGACGTTGGCGATGACGTATCCGGTCAACACCCACGTGCCCTCGTCGACAGTCGCACCGAGGTTGCCCTGAACCGTCGGTAGCGCGACGTTGACGATCGTAAGGTCGACCGTCTGCAGCAGCGCCGCGAGCATGACGCCGATGACGACCAGATAGCGCGGAACCCCGTACTCGACGAGCGGCGAGGCCGCCTGGCGAGGCGAACCATTGGTCGAAACCGGCGCGACGGGCCGCGCGGGAAGAGTGCCCCGGGTGGTCGGGGCTCGTTCAGCAACTCGCATAAGGGTAGTCGTGGTCTTGGGGAGCGACTTGCTTTTAGATTAATCGGTGTGCGATACTATTACTAGAACCGAGTTTATCCTAGCACTGATGCGGACACCTTGAGAGGCTCGCTAATGATTTCATCCCTTCCCCGGCGCTCGGAGCTGAGCGATTTCCTGCGCACCCGTCGGGCGAAGATCGTCCCCTCGGACGTCGGCTTGGT
The sequence above is drawn from the Candidatus Binatia bacterium genome and encodes:
- a CDS encoding acyl-CoA thioesterase/bile acid-CoA:amino acid N-acyltransferase family protein, which gives rise to MVRYTTFLAALGVFAACAAPCLALEISVPNVAVIDRPVETAIRATPGSTVHVALQAQRYGMTFAADATYRVPHTGVLNLSEAAPLSGTYQGVNAMGLFWSAMPNGPPTQGFTFERDTDVRPIPYRVTASSGMQTATAQGTRLFVADDVERRVVDGPGLIATLYRNKRAGCHPGVVVLGGSEGGVPEEQAAVLASHDLTTLALAYYGAPGLTRSLTNVPIEIVQRAMALLSRDPSVCPGGVALFGGSKGAELALLAASTFGGVRGVVALKPSSVVFSGLFGDSTTPQSSWSYGGKPVPFANGAVPNSVTVAVAKQQAVHDRVSYVADYMAQIQNNTDAAAIISVERIAAPLLLAAGGADGLWPSQYMAEQIERRRAMMTKRYADRLLLFPDAGHLIGIPYLFAKAELAHNELDVGGTAAADEAASEALWPVVVAFLQRD
- a CDS encoding choice-of-anchor tandem repeat GloVer-containing protein — encoded protein: MRRAVLFLGCVTLVSCSPGLTSSPLPGGAAYETSAVFLASNGYKVVFRFGGKASGVSPGAGLIDIKGTLYGTTSAGGANKHGTVFSLTTAGKEKVLHSFKGSSDGAAPGYGSLIEVGGTLYGTTQNGGDAKDNGTVFKITTAGVERTLYRFKGGKDGANPIAALAAVNGKLYGTTQSGGSSGNGTVFSVTTSGAEKVLYSFKGGSDGANPTAGLTDVSGTLYGTTKNGGGGCSTGCGTVFSVSTNGTEDVLHAFQGSPDDGATPTGGLTDVKGALYGTTQNAGKVHSNVPYGTAFKITTSGKETLLHTFIYRDGENPSYGNLTDVRGMLYGTTPNGGPNGFGVVFRISTSGAEKILYSFKGGKDGANPYAGPVAVSGKLYGITQAGGGPASAGTAFSILP
- a CDS encoding DHA2 family efflux MFS transporter permease subunit; amino-acid sequence: MRVAERAPTTRGTLPARPVAPVSTNGSPRQAASPLVEYGVPRYLVVIGVMLAALLQTVDLTIVNVALPTVQGNLGATVDEGTWVLTGYVIANVIVIPMTPWLQLRFGRKNYFLASIVGFTIASVLCGMATSLTALILFRVVQGAFGGGLLATAQVVLRDTFPPEQLGMSQSIFALGTIVGPSVGPTLGGILVDNFSWPWVFDVNVVPGALAFVLLWRYMRDDGKRQRASVDVTGIALLVVAVSCLQYVLDQGQHDDWFADQSIVACSWLAAAATAAFVWWELRVAQPIVDLRVIGKPAVAAALTIAAAYAAIIFPSLLLLPQFTIDNLGFTSTSAGLLIGARALPVLLLTIPVARLAGLPRFDLRFAIGGGLAVCGLGSLWLATRLTTDSNFGTFIAPLLFIGAGSAFVYTPLLVATMRAVAPEAAAKAASFIVLFFQLGGSISSASVVAFLDRRLQFHQTILAAQTALSRLPVADFVQHGGLTQLAATVEAQAAALSYADMFLITGVAALLVTPGVLLLARRS